In a single window of the Halobaculum lipolyticum genome:
- a CDS encoding HAD family hydrolase gives MSDSVDPGADGDYAGYEAVVFDLDGTLVDLAVDWAAAASDAVALFEQHGHDAAGAGLWDLLERADGAGLRPELEAVLVDHEVPGAEASERLPHADHLPLAVPTGVCSLNCEAACRTALDRHDLAPHVASVVGRDSVATYKPDPEPLVATLRDLGADPGAALFVGDSERDEVTADRAGVDFRWV, from the coding sequence ATGAGCGACAGCGTCGACCCCGGAGCCGACGGTGACTACGCGGGGTACGAGGCCGTCGTGTTCGACCTCGACGGGACGCTCGTGGATCTGGCGGTCGACTGGGCCGCGGCCGCCAGCGACGCGGTCGCGCTGTTCGAGCAGCACGGTCACGACGCCGCCGGCGCGGGACTGTGGGACCTGTTGGAGCGGGCCGACGGCGCGGGGCTCCGCCCCGAGTTGGAGGCGGTGCTGGTCGACCACGAGGTCCCCGGCGCCGAGGCGTCCGAGCGGCTGCCCCACGCCGATCACCTTCCGCTGGCCGTCCCCACCGGCGTCTGCTCGCTCAACTGCGAGGCGGCGTGTCGGACCGCGCTCGACCGCCACGACCTCGCTCCCCACGTCGCGAGCGTCGTGGGGCGCGACTCGGTGGCGACGTACAAACCCGACCCGGAACCGTTGGTCGCGACCCTCCGGGACTTGGGTGCGGACCCGGGGGCCGCGCTGTTCGTGGGCGACTCCGAACGCGACGAGGTCACCGCCGACCGCGCGGGCGTCGACTTCCGGTGGGTGTAA
- a CDS encoding acyl-CoA dehydrogenase family protein has protein sequence MAHANADAYGHSPSMLTDEERAIREVVREVAVEELRPGAQEADETETFPEAAWDELAALDLTGLTTPEEYGGFDADRSTYAVVNEELAYGQLAVATALSVHCLATSCIANFGSADVRDEWLPEMVDGRPVGAFCLSEPDAGSNPAQMQTTAERDGDEYVLNGEKQWITNGERAGVYIVFAKTDADDDGSITQFLVPADYDGVAVGKKEEKLGLRASDTVGMQFSDVHVPERYRLTEEGRGLSAALQTLTGGRIAIAAQAVGLAQAAFDEAREYAHQREQFDAPIAEIEAVRNKFAEMGTKVQASRLLVREAARQADAGEDPRLAASMAKYFASESAVDVAGEAVQIHGGYGYMSEFDVERFYRDSKITTIYEGTTEIQKTIIARELL, from the coding sequence ATGGCACACGCGAACGCGGACGCGTACGGACACTCCCCGTCGATGCTCACCGACGAGGAGCGTGCGATCCGCGAAGTTGTCCGGGAGGTCGCCGTCGAGGAACTCCGCCCCGGCGCGCAGGAGGCCGACGAGACGGAGACGTTCCCGGAGGCGGCGTGGGACGAACTCGCGGCGCTCGACCTGACCGGGCTGACGACGCCCGAGGAGTACGGCGGCTTCGACGCCGACCGCTCGACGTACGCGGTCGTCAACGAGGAGTTGGCGTACGGCCAGTTGGCCGTCGCGACCGCCCTCTCGGTCCACTGTCTCGCCACCTCCTGTATCGCGAACTTCGGCTCCGCGGACGTCCGCGACGAGTGGCTCCCGGAGATGGTCGACGGGCGGCCGGTCGGCGCGTTCTGTCTGTCGGAACCCGACGCCGGCTCCAACCCCGCACAGATGCAGACGACCGCCGAACGCGACGGCGACGAGTACGTCCTGAACGGCGAGAAGCAGTGGATCACCAACGGCGAGCGCGCCGGCGTCTACATCGTCTTCGCGAAGACCGACGCCGACGACGACGGCTCGATCACGCAGTTCCTCGTCCCCGCGGACTACGACGGCGTCGCGGTCGGCAAGAAGGAGGAGAAGCTGGGGCTGCGCGCCTCCGACACGGTCGGGATGCAGTTCTCGGACGTGCACGTCCCCGAACGGTACCGGCTCACCGAGGAGGGCCGCGGCTTGTCGGCGGCCCTGCAGACGCTCACCGGCGGCCGGATCGCCATCGCGGCGCAGGCGGTCGGCCTCGCGCAGGCGGCGTTCGACGAGGCCCGCGAGTACGCCCACCAGCGCGAGCAGTTCGACGCGCCCATCGCCGAGATCGAGGCGGTCCGGAACAAGTTCGCCGAGATGGGGACGAAGGTGCAGGCGTCGCGCCTGCTCGTCCGCGAGGCCGCCCGGCAGGCCGACGCCGGCGAGGACCCCCGGCTCGCGGCGTCGATGGCGAAGTACTTCGCCAGCGAGTCCGCCGTCGACGTGGCCGGCGAGGCGGTCCAGATACACGGCGGGTACGGCTACATGAGCGAGTTCGACGTGGAACGGTTCTACCGCGACTCGAAGATCACGACGATCTACGAGGGTACGACCGAGATCCAGAAGACGATCATCGCGCGGGAGTTGCTGTGA
- a CDS encoding Mrp/NBP35 family ATP-binding protein, whose product MDEAAVRERLAGVEDPDLGDDIVSLGLVNAVQVDDDEGVIRVSLALGAPYAPHETGIAEDVRDALADADYELDISASVDSGLSADEEVLPNVTNVIAVASGKGGVGKSTVAVNLAAGLSQLGARVGLFDADVYGPNVPRMVDAEEAPRATEQETIVPPRKYGMKLMSMAFLVGEDDPVIWRGPMVHKLLTQLVEDVEWGALDYLVLDLPPGTGDTQLTILQTLPLTGAVIVTTPEDVALDDANKGLRMFGKHDTNVLGIVENMSGFVCPDCGSEHDIFGKGGGKQFAADNDLPFLGGIPLDPSVRTGGDAGEPVVLDDEPGAVGDAFKLVTENVANNVGVVRRRSVGRGTKQDSPPQ is encoded by the coding sequence ATGGACGAAGCCGCCGTACGCGAGCGACTCGCCGGCGTCGAGGACCCGGATCTCGGCGACGACATCGTGTCGCTCGGCCTGGTGAACGCCGTACAGGTCGACGACGACGAGGGCGTGATCCGCGTGTCGCTGGCGCTCGGCGCGCCGTACGCCCCCCACGAGACGGGGATCGCCGAGGACGTCCGCGACGCGCTCGCGGACGCCGACTACGAACTGGACATCTCCGCGTCGGTCGACTCCGGGCTCTCGGCCGACGAGGAGGTGCTGCCGAACGTGACGAACGTCATCGCGGTCGCCTCCGGCAAGGGCGGCGTCGGGAAGTCGACGGTCGCGGTGAACCTCGCGGCGGGACTGTCGCAGTTGGGCGCCCGCGTCGGGCTGTTCGACGCCGACGTGTACGGCCCGAACGTGCCGCGGATGGTCGACGCCGAGGAGGCGCCGCGCGCGACCGAACAGGAGACCATCGTGCCGCCGCGCAAGTACGGGATGAAGCTGATGAGCATGGCGTTCCTCGTCGGCGAGGACGACCCCGTCATCTGGCGCGGCCCGATGGTCCACAAGCTGCTCACGCAACTGGTCGAGGACGTCGAGTGGGGCGCCCTCGACTACCTCGTGCTCGACCTGCCGCCCGGCACGGGCGACACCCAACTCACGATCCTCCAGACGCTCCCGCTGACGGGCGCGGTGATCGTCACGACTCCCGAGGACGTCGCGCTCGACGACGCGAACAAGGGGCTGCGGATGTTCGGGAAGCACGACACGAACGTCCTCGGCATCGTCGAGAACATGTCGGGCTTCGTCTGCCCCGACTGCGGCAGCGAGCACGACATCTTCGGGAAGGGCGGCGGCAAGCAGTTCGCCGCCGACAACGACCTCCCGTTCCTCGGCGGGATCCCGCTGGACCCCTCGGTCCGAACCGGCGGCGACGCCGGCGAGCCGGTCGTCCTCGACGACGAGCCGGGCGCGGTGGGCGACGCGTTCAAGCTCGTCACGGAGAACGTCGCCAACAACGTCGGCGTCGTCCGACGCCGGTCGGTCGGCCGCGGAACCAAGCAGGACTCCCCGCCGCAGTAA
- the panB gene encoding 3-methyl-2-oxobutanoate hydroxymethyltransferase, translating to MVTTRELRSRSDDEPITMLTAYDAPTAEVVDEAGIDVILVGDSMGNAVLGHDSTLPVTLEEVHSRTAAVARATDDALVVADMPFLSFGVDEADSVENAGRMLKEADADAVKLESGPHTVELTRRLTELGIPVMAHLGLTPQHVNELGGYQRQGTDPDAAERLLALAREHEEAGAFSLVLEHVPANLAAQVTAALDVPTIGIGAGPDTDGQVLVITDVLGLDEWSPPFSKQYADLRGAMAEAVTAYKEEVEGGEFPAEEHSHVERDVDDVY from the coding sequence ATGGTGACGACGCGGGAGCTCCGGAGCCGGAGCGACGACGAGCCGATAACGATGCTCACGGCGTACGACGCGCCGACGGCCGAGGTCGTGGACGAGGCCGGTATCGACGTGATCCTCGTCGGCGACTCGATGGGGAACGCGGTGCTCGGGCACGACTCCACGCTCCCCGTGACGCTGGAGGAGGTGCACAGCAGGACCGCGGCGGTCGCACGGGCGACCGACGACGCGCTCGTCGTTGCCGACATGCCGTTCCTCTCGTTCGGCGTCGACGAGGCCGACAGCGTCGAGAACGCCGGCCGGATGCTCAAGGAGGCCGACGCCGACGCGGTGAAGTTGGAGTCGGGTCCCCACACCGTCGAGTTGACGCGCCGGCTCACCGAGTTGGGCATCCCGGTGATGGCGCACCTCGGACTGACGCCCCAACACGTGAACGAACTCGGCGGCTACCAGCGGCAGGGCACCGACCCGGACGCCGCCGAGCGACTCCTCGCCCTCGCGCGCGAGCACGAGGAGGCGGGCGCGTTCTCGCTGGTCCTCGAACACGTCCCCGCGAACCTCGCCGCGCAGGTGACGGCGGCGCTCGACGTCCCCACGATCGGTATCGGCGCCGGTCCCGACACGGACGGCCAGGTGCTCGTGATCACGGACGTCCTCGGTCTCGACGAGTGGTCGCCGCCGTTCTCGAAGCAGTACGCCGACCTCCGCGGCGCGATGGCGGAGGCCGTCACCGCCTACAAGGAGGAGGTCGAGGGCGGCGAGTTCCCCGCCGAAGAACACAGCCACGTCGAGCGCGACGTGGACGACGTGTACTGA
- a CDS encoding carboxypeptidase regulatory-like domain-containing protein has protein sequence MRRLTRSTVVAVVVLSMVVAPAVAAAGTGIAGAGSATAAQQQSTVTLTVSLQDPGRTAVGGAELTATWDGGSATATTASNGRAFLDVPEDATVEIAVDHPQYMRNSPYVVENATEQTVSITVRRQGSLTVSVEDGGGDPVGDTRVVLRADGEVVTNGRTNADGGFTTGTIERREYGLTVVKQGYYRVTRDVDVGESTRESVAVERGSVTLSFEVTDDRFEPPEPVADALIELETAGTFRTLDNGEATAQVPVNADLDLVVTKQGYETVERSLDVGESATTVRLNVGRTPAVNVTAVDDRVLVGGRTVVTVTDAYGDPVADAAVSVDGEEVGTTGGDGSVTLRFEEAGDRTVVAETADGTSGELTVTVVREATPTPTATATPDPTPTATETPPATTAAPDTGVSFPGFTPVTAVLAVLTAAALFVGLRRRTDE, from the coding sequence ATGCGTCGCCTCACACGGTCCACGGTGGTCGCGGTGGTCGTCCTCTCGATGGTCGTCGCCCCGGCGGTCGCCGCGGCGGGGACGGGAATCGCGGGTGCGGGAAGCGCGACCGCGGCACAGCAGCAGTCGACCGTCACGCTCACCGTTTCCCTCCAAGATCCCGGTCGGACGGCCGTCGGCGGGGCGGAGTTGACCGCCACGTGGGACGGCGGCTCCGCGACGGCGACGACCGCCAGCAACGGCCGCGCGTTCCTCGACGTGCCGGAGGACGCGACCGTCGAGATCGCGGTCGACCACCCGCAGTACATGCGCAACAGCCCGTACGTCGTCGAGAACGCGACCGAACAGACGGTGTCGATCACCGTCAGACGGCAGGGGAGCCTCACCGTCAGCGTCGAGGACGGCGGCGGCGACCCGGTCGGCGACACGCGGGTCGTGCTCCGTGCCGACGGCGAGGTCGTCACCAACGGGCGGACGAACGCCGACGGCGGCTTCACCACGGGAACGATCGAGCGGCGCGAGTACGGCCTGACGGTCGTGAAGCAGGGGTACTACCGGGTGACGCGCGACGTCGACGTCGGCGAGTCGACGCGCGAGTCCGTCGCCGTCGAGCGCGGGTCGGTGACGCTCTCGTTCGAGGTGACCGACGACCGGTTCGAGCCGCCCGAGCCGGTCGCGGACGCCCTGATCGAGTTGGAGACCGCCGGCACGTTCCGGACGCTCGACAACGGCGAGGCGACCGCACAGGTGCCGGTGAACGCTGACCTCGACCTCGTCGTGACCAAGCAGGGGTACGAGACGGTCGAGCGGAGCCTCGACGTCGGCGAGTCGGCGACGACGGTCCGCCTGAACGTCGGCCGGACCCCGGCGGTGAACGTCACCGCGGTCGACGACCGCGTGCTCGTCGGCGGCCGCACCGTCGTCACCGTCACCGACGCCTACGGCGACCCCGTCGCGGACGCCGCCGTCAGCGTCGACGGCGAGGAGGTCGGGACGACCGGCGGCGACGGCTCGGTCACCCTCCGGTTCGAGGAGGCGGGCGACCGCACGGTCGTCGCGGAGACGGCCGACGGGACGTCCGGGGAGTTGACCGTCACGGTGGTCCGCGAGGCGACCCCGACGCCGACGGCCACGGCGACGCCGGACCCGACGCCCACGGCGACCGAAACGCCGCCGGCGACGACCGCGGCGCCCGACACGGGCGTCAGTTTCCCCGGCTTCACCCCGGTGACCGCCGTCCTCGCTGTCCTCACGGCCGCGGCGCTGTTCGTCGGGTTGCGCCGTCGGACGGACGAGTAA
- a CDS encoding alpha/beta fold hydrolase — protein sequence METTRHHGRSTAYRSRGTETDGPGLLCVHGSGGTADVWTGHRRLTERTPLAAVDLSGHGESEDVNAEAGPEALEAYAADVVAVAEATDASVLVGHSLGGAVALWVALEHDLALDGLVLTGTGARLKVLEDLLVWLRDDFDRAVEFLHERDRLFHDADDATLERSRAAMRETGRAVVERDFRTCHEFDVRDRLGEVEVPTLAVVGDHDGLTPPRYHEYLADEIPDCRLVTVDGAAHMAMIERQEAFDDAVSSFLDDL from the coding sequence ATGGAGACGACCCGACACCACGGCCGGAGCACAGCCTACCGGTCGCGCGGGACGGAGACGGACGGCCCCGGGCTGTTGTGCGTCCACGGCAGCGGCGGGACGGCGGACGTGTGGACCGGCCACCGGCGCCTCACCGAACGGACCCCCCTCGCGGCGGTCGATCTCAGCGGTCACGGGGAGAGCGAGGACGTGAACGCCGAGGCCGGACCGGAGGCGCTTGAGGCGTACGCCGCCGACGTCGTCGCCGTCGCGGAGGCGACGGACGCGTCCGTGTTGGTCGGCCACTCGCTGGGCGGGGCCGTCGCGCTGTGGGTCGCGCTCGAACACGATCTGGCGCTCGACGGGCTGGTGTTGACGGGGACTGGCGCGCGCCTGAAGGTGCTCGAGGACCTGCTCGTGTGGCTCCGGGACGACTTCGACCGCGCCGTCGAGTTCCTCCACGAGCGCGACCGGCTGTTCCACGACGCCGACGACGCGACGCTGGAGCGCTCGCGCGCGGCGATGCGGGAGACCGGGCGGGCGGTCGTCGAGCGCGACTTCCGCACCTGCCACGAGTTCGACGTCCGCGACCGCCTCGGCGAGGTCGAGGTGCCGACGCTCGCGGTCGTCGGCGACCACGACGGACTCACCCCGCCGCGCTACCACGAGTATCTCGCGGACGAGATCCCCGACTGTCGCCTCGTCACCGTCGATGGGGCGGCCCACATGGCGATGATCGAGCGACAGGAAGCCTTCGACGACGCGGTCAGCTCGTTCCTCGACGACCTGTAG
- a CDS encoding CDC48 family AAA ATPase, translated as MKLTVKPLKQKDAGRRLAAIDRVAAEELELSGGDYIKIEGGSTAIARVWPGYPEDDDSGVIRIDGQLRQEAGVGIDDRVTVEAADVEPAERITIALPQQFGIRGNVGSIIRDKLSGQPVTQGQTIRFPLGLGLMGGGSQAVPLKIASTEPSGTVVITDSTEVDISEKPAEQIADTAAGGGAESPDVTYEDIGGLDSELEQVREMIELPMRHPELFKRLGIEPPKGVLLHGPPGTGKTLIAKAVANEIDAHFQTLSGPEIMSKYYGESEEQLREVFEEAAENAPAIVFMDELDSIAPKREEAGGDVERRVVAQLLSLMDGLEERGEVVVIGATNRVDAIDPALRRGGRFDREIEVGVPDRDGRKEILQVHTRNMPLADDIDIDEYAETTHGFVGADLESLAKEAGMNALRRIRPQIDLEDDEIDAEVLESIQVTGGDMKEALKGIEPSALREVFVEVPDVTWEDVGGLEDTKERLRETIQWPLDYPEVFEAMDMQSAKGVLMYGPPGTGKTLLAKAVANESDSNFISVKGPELLNKYVGESEKGVREIFSKARENAPTIVFFDEIDAIATERGRNSGDSGVSERVVSQLLTELDGLETLEDVVVIATTNRPDLIDNALLRPGRLDRHVHVPVPDEEGRKRIFDVHTGHKPLADDVDLERLARRTKGYVGADIEAVCREASMNASREFIQSVSPEEIGESLGNVRVTMAHFEDALEEVNPSVTEETKQRYEEIEQRFQNREARGEQESELGRTFQ; from the coding sequence ATGAAGCTCACGGTCAAACCGCTGAAACAGAAGGACGCCGGGCGACGCCTGGCCGCGATCGACCGCGTCGCCGCCGAGGAGCTGGAGCTGTCCGGCGGCGACTACATCAAGATCGAGGGCGGGTCGACCGCCATCGCCCGCGTGTGGCCCGGCTACCCGGAGGACGACGACAGCGGCGTCATCCGTATCGACGGCCAACTCCGGCAGGAGGCCGGCGTCGGCATCGACGACCGCGTCACCGTCGAGGCCGCCGACGTCGAGCCGGCCGAGCGCATCACCATCGCGCTCCCCCAGCAGTTCGGGATCCGCGGCAACGTCGGCTCGATCATCCGCGACAAGCTCTCGGGCCAGCCCGTCACGCAGGGGCAGACGATCCGCTTCCCCCTCGGGCTGGGTCTCATGGGCGGCGGCTCGCAGGCCGTCCCGCTGAAGATCGCGTCCACGGAGCCGTCCGGCACCGTCGTCATCACCGACTCCACCGAGGTCGACATCTCCGAGAAGCCCGCCGAACAGATCGCCGACACCGCCGCCGGCGGCGGCGCGGAGTCGCCCGACGTCACCTACGAGGACATCGGCGGGCTGGACTCCGAGTTGGAGCAGGTCCGCGAGATGATCGAGTTGCCGATGCGCCACCCTGAACTGTTCAAGCGCCTCGGCATCGAGCCGCCGAAGGGCGTGCTCCTCCACGGCCCGCCCGGCACGGGGAAGACCCTCATCGCGAAGGCCGTCGCCAACGAGATCGACGCCCACTTCCAGACGCTCTCGGGTCCCGAGATCATGTCGAAGTACTACGGGGAGTCCGAAGAGCAGCTGCGCGAGGTGTTCGAGGAGGCCGCCGAGAACGCCCCCGCGATCGTCTTCATGGACGAGTTGGACTCCATCGCGCCCAAACGGGAGGAGGCCGGCGGCGACGTCGAGCGCCGCGTCGTGGCCCAACTGCTCTCGCTGATGGACGGGCTGGAGGAGCGCGGCGAGGTCGTCGTCATCGGGGCGACCAACCGCGTCGACGCAATCGACCCGGCGCTGCGCCGCGGCGGCCGCTTCGACCGCGAGATCGAGGTCGGCGTCCCCGACCGCGACGGTCGCAAGGAGATCCTCCAGGTCCACACCCGGAACATGCCGCTGGCCGACGACATCGACATCGACGAGTACGCCGAGACGACCCACGGCTTCGTCGGCGCCGACCTCGAGAGCCTCGCGAAGGAGGCCGGCATGAACGCGCTGCGGCGCATCCGCCCGCAGATCGACCTCGAGGACGACGAGATCGACGCCGAGGTGCTGGAGTCGATCCAGGTGACCGGCGGCGACATGAAGGAGGCGCTCAAAGGCATCGAGCCGTCCGCGCTCCGGGAGGTGTTCGTCGAGGTCCCAGACGTGACGTGGGAGGACGTGGGCGGACTGGAGGACACGAAAGAGCGCCTCCGGGAGACGATACAGTGGCCGCTCGACTACCCCGAGGTGTTCGAGGCGATGGACATGCAGTCCGCGAAGGGCGTGCTGATGTACGGCCCGCCGGGCACCGGGAAGACGCTGCTCGCGAAGGCGGTGGCCAACGAGTCCGACTCGAACTTCATCTCGGTGAAGGGACCGGAGCTGCTGAACAAGTACGTGGGCGAGTCCGAGAAGGGCGTCCGCGAGATCTTCAGCAAGGCCCGCGAGAACGCGCCGACCATCGTCTTCTTCGACGAGATCGACGCGATCGCGACCGAGCGCGGCCGCAACTCCGGCGACTCGGGGGTCTCCGAGCGCGTCGTCTCACAGCTCCTGACGGAACTCGACGGGCTGGAGACGCTCGAGGACGTGGTCGTCATCGCGACGACGAACCGCCCCGACCTCATCGACAACGCGCTGTTGCGCCCGGGCCGCCTCGACCGCCACGTCCACGTGCCGGTCCCCGACGAGGAGGGTCGCAAGCGCATCTTCGACGTCCACACCGGCCACAAGCCGCTGGCCGACGACGTCGACCTCGAACGGCTCGCCCGCCGGACGAAGGGGTACGTCGGCGCCGACATCGAGGCGGTGTGCCGCGAGGCGTCGATGAACGCCAGCAGGGAGTTCATCCAGTCGGTGTCGCCCGAGGAGATCGGCGAGTCGCTCGGCAACGTCCGCGTGACGATGGCCCACTTCGAGGACGCGCTGGAGGAGGTGAACCCCTCCGTCACCGAGGAGACGAAACAGCGCTACGAGGAGATCGAACAGCGGTTCCAGAACCGCGAAGCCCGCGGCGAGCAGGAGTCGGAACTCGGGCGGACGTTCCAGTGA
- the moaA gene encoding GTP 3',8-cyclase MoaA, whose protein sequence is MPTPLVDDFGREVTGVRVSLTDRCNFDCVYCHNEGLGDTRGPMDPQDDEMSTDDVVRFLDVAAEFGVDAVKFTGGEPMLRDDLEEIIRRTPDSMETSMTTNGTFLPGRAEALVEAGLDRVNVSQDALDPEAFAEITKSGAYEKVIEGVHAALDAGLDPVKLNMVVFEHTAGYVEGMVEHVAENDGLQLQLIEYMPELTGRPEWNIDIQRVHDWLADLAVRVEHREMHDRKRYYVAGDDGGEGMVEIVDPVENAGFCANCGRVRVTHEGYLKGCLNRNDDLKPMGEMTRPEIREAFREVVSNRVPYYGEYLLRNDRGEWEINDDYIGA, encoded by the coding sequence ATGCCGACACCGCTGGTCGACGACTTCGGGCGGGAGGTCACCGGCGTCCGCGTCTCGCTCACCGACCGGTGCAACTTCGACTGCGTCTACTGCCACAACGAGGGGCTTGGGGACACCCGCGGCCCGATGGACCCGCAGGACGACGAGATGTCCACCGACGACGTCGTCCGGTTCCTGGACGTCGCCGCCGAGTTCGGCGTCGACGCCGTGAAGTTCACCGGCGGCGAGCCGATGCTGCGCGACGACTTGGAGGAGATCATCCGCCGCACGCCCGACTCGATGGAGACGTCGATGACGACCAACGGGACGTTCCTGCCGGGCCGCGCCGAGGCGTTGGTCGAGGCGGGACTCGACCGGGTGAACGTCTCACAGGACGCGCTCGACCCGGAAGCGTTCGCGGAGATCACGAAATCCGGCGCCTACGAGAAGGTGATCGAGGGCGTGCACGCCGCGCTCGACGCGGGACTCGACCCCGTGAAGCTGAACATGGTCGTGTTCGAGCACACAGCGGGCTACGTCGAGGGGATGGTCGAACACGTCGCCGAGAACGACGGACTCCAGCTCCAGCTCATCGAGTACATGCCCGAGCTGACGGGGCGACCCGAGTGGAACATCGACATCCAGCGGGTCCACGACTGGCTCGCGGATCTGGCCGTCCGGGTCGAACACCGCGAGATGCACGACCGCAAACGGTACTACGTCGCCGGCGACGACGGCGGCGAGGGCATGGTCGAGATCGTCGACCCCGTCGAGAACGCCGGGTTCTGCGCCAACTGCGGGCGCGTCCGCGTCACCCACGAGGGGTACCTCAAGGGCTGTCTCAACCGCAACGACGACCTGAAGCCGATGGGCGAGATGACGAGACCCGAGATCCGCGAGGCGTTCCGCGAGGTCGTCTCCAACCGGGTGCCGTACTACGGCGAGTACCTGCTGCGGAACGACCGCGGCGAGTGGGAGATCAACGACGACTACATCGGCGCCTGA
- a CDS encoding type IV pilin — protein MSDRGISPVVGVALMVVVVVLLGVVVGALAFGFDDRLGEPAPQVALEVTTYSADGAGNSDRPYLEIHHRAGEVADGTAVFIRDESGNEIAWSTVWTAGPTVGPGSYAHIDGCNSDGALDVISAAGQTYSIVFRDDGRTLVVYDVEVPTPPSNVGC, from the coding sequence GTGAGCGACCGCGGCATCTCTCCGGTCGTCGGCGTCGCGCTCATGGTCGTCGTCGTCGTGCTCCTCGGCGTCGTCGTCGGGGCGCTGGCGTTCGGCTTCGACGACCGGCTCGGCGAGCCGGCGCCACAGGTCGCCCTCGAGGTGACCACCTACTCGGCCGACGGCGCCGGGAACTCCGACCGACCGTACCTCGAGATCCACCACCGCGCCGGAGAGGTCGCCGACGGAACGGCCGTGTTCATCCGGGACGAGTCCGGCAACGAGATCGCCTGGAGCACCGTCTGGACCGCCGGCCCGACCGTCGGGCCGGGGTCGTACGCGCACATCGACGGCTGCAACAGCGACGGCGCGCTCGACGTGATCTCGGCCGCCGGCCAGACGTACTCGATCGTGTTCCGCGACGACGGCCGGACGCTCGTCGTCTACGACGTCGAGGTGCCGACGCCGCCGTCGAACGTCGGCTGCTGA
- a CDS encoding DUF5822 domain-containing protein, protein MPQRVETTDPEGVDYGWVMQATFVVTVTLGSLLVAALSVFVTLPTWGARASFAIRVGAVIWILTALGAYYYEKNVRAA, encoded by the coding sequence GTGCCACAGCGCGTCGAGACGACTGACCCCGAGGGGGTGGACTACGGGTGGGTGATGCAAGCGACGTTCGTCGTCACCGTCACGCTCGGCTCGCTGCTCGTCGCGGCGCTGTCGGTGTTCGTGACGCTCCCGACGTGGGGCGCGCGCGCCTCCTTCGCGATCCGCGTCGGCGCCGTGATCTGGATCCTCACGGCGCTTGGCGCCTACTACTACGAGAAGAACGTCCGCGCCGCGTGA
- a CDS encoding DUF7127 family protein — protein MTQRHTTDRRERFVRRYDYADGTVVAADLNAADGDIHVDTVDGSAVVVIDRADGEEEFEFELPGPAASVDIENGVLTIHIS, from the coding sequence ATGACTCAACGTCACACCACCGACCGTCGCGAGCGCTTCGTCCGCCGGTACGACTACGCGGACGGCACCGTCGTCGCCGCGGACCTGAACGCGGCCGACGGGGACATCCACGTCGACACCGTCGACGGCTCGGCGGTCGTCGTCATCGACCGTGCGGACGGGGAGGAGGAGTTCGAGTTCGAACTCCCCGGCCCGGCCGCAAGCGTTGACATCGAGAACGGCGTACTCACGATCCACATCTCATGA